A segment of the Cygnus atratus isolate AKBS03 ecotype Queensland, Australia chromosome 28, CAtr_DNAZoo_HiC_assembly, whole genome shotgun sequence genome:
TTTGCATTCAGAGCCAGAGTCATCGTCTGCGCCAGCTCAACTGAACATGCTTCCCGGGAAGCACCCCATCAGCATATTAATGGAATACGGACAAAAATCAGGGAACATGATTGAattccagctgctctctcaggATGGCCCACCTCATGATCCTAGGTATGGCATGTCGTTGTCAGCTCCGGGGAGGATAGAAACCCTTTCTTTAATATCCTTGCTGTTCAGCATGCTACCCACGTTCCCGTGGTCATCGCTGACCTAGCTGAGGGCTTCTCTTATCCCAGGAGTCTGGGAATGGCTTCTCCAAGACATCTGCCTCCAGAAAGAGACCAAAAGTAATGccttttctcagagaaaaaggATGCTGTTTGTTCTACCAAACCAGGAGCAGCTTCTAGTCTTGTACCATACCTGGTAGTGCTGGACTGGCATTTTAAACTGCTTGAGGCCATCGTGGTAGACTTAAATAAGAGAGAATGCAGAAGGATTTAATTTGAACTGGGAGAAGGGGATAATAAACAGACTGCAACATCTATGCTTAACACTCTCCGTATGCTATAATGTCCTGTCAGGTTCAGCTACTGTGTGAAAATGGGTGACCAAATTTTCCCTGCTGTGGTAGGAAACAGCAAGAAGGGAGCAAAGCAAATGGCAGCAGAAGTTGCCATGAAGATTCTTTCTGGAGAGCCTGTGCCACGTGTCTCACCGGAACAGGTACAAAGAGCTGCTTTATGAGACCCAAGTATTTTGTTTGTCGTATTTCCCCTTTGTTTTGTGTTCCATTGGATTTCACCCCACAAAGTCATGTTCTGGCTCTAGCAGAGGTTTGCTTTGTCCTGCAGTAATACCAGCTGTTCTGTATTTAACAGCCTTCTCCTGTCTAACTCTGCTCTAGCCTGTCGTGAAGCCCCAGGGTGAGCAGTCCACGCGCGGCTGTGGAGCACAGGTCATCGCTCCGGATGAATCCAAGGCAGCAAAAGCGAAGGGTGTTGGGGAGCTCATCAAATACCTGAACGTCAACCCTGTCAGCGGCCTGCTGGAGTACGCCCGCTCTAATGGCTTTGCTGCAGAGTTCAAACTCATTGACCAGTCGGGACCTCCCCACGACCCAAAGTAAGTAGCTGCATCCCTCCGGGAGGAAACTGTGcgtttttgctgttgtgttcTCTATCCGTTCTTCAGGACAAAGTTCCTGATGCAGTTAAAGGTGGCAACAggccgtgctgctgcctccGCCAAACCTCGTGTCCAGACAACGATAAGCTACctcctctctgctcttttctACGCTGAGATATAAAAGCAGACTGAAATCCAGGGGTCTCTGAGGTTCTCAGAAGTGCACTGCTGTCTTTACAGGTTTGTCTATCAGGCGAAGGTTGGAGGCCGCTGGTTCCCAGCTGTAACTGCACACAGTAAAAAACAGGgcaagcaggaggcagctgaCGCAGCACTCAGAGTCCTGATCGGGGAAACGGAGAAGGCTGAGCGCATGGAGGGAATCAACATCACAGAGGTAACATCCTCTTCCTCCAAGGCTGGGGCTGCTTTTTtagccctgcctgtcctgtGCTGTTCAGTCCAGCAGAAAAATGCCTTCAAGAGCAACTGCGAGATCGTTGTTCTCTGAAGGTGTAGATAAGCTGATGCTCTCCTAAAATGGGTTAGATGTTTCCTCAGGGCATAGACGTTCTCTTCCCTCATGATGGTGCCTGCTGTAGGGCTACATTATCCTCAGATACTTCCACAAGCTGCTAAAATATGCTCCTGTGGTGGAGCAGGAACGTgctcatttttgttctgtgattcAAATAATTCCATTCTGCATTCCTTCATAGTACACTAAAAATTGTGTCAGCTCAAAAAGTCGTGTATCAGATAAGAACAAAGCCCTGTTTGTGTCAGGATGGCTGTCCCAAACCTGTGCTTCTTTAAATTGCACTTGAGTTTTGTGATGTCTTAAAAGCTGCAttcccagctgcacagctgagTGTAGCAGCTGTGTCTGTAAATAGAGAATCCATCAGGGACAATGTGGCAGTCAGCAGTGCTAGAGGAGGCAAGTGCCCGTTTGAGACGGAGTGACTGTGCAGTCTCCCAACAGGCAGCCAGAGAAGGAATTCCTGCGAAACCAGTAACAGATTTCCTTGGCTGAGTCTCTGGGAACGGGCAAGattggttttgttcctttgcaATGGGGTTCCCCTGGCAATCCCAGGAGGCCACTCCTCAGCCCGTTTAGCTCGCTGCCAGGAGGACAGCTTGCTGCTGTCTGTTGATGATGCGCTTAAAGCGGAACTCAGCGCATTGGAGAGTATTTCCCCAGAAATAACCAAAAGAACCTCACCCACCCCTTGATACTCTCCGCGTGCTCAGCCCAAAATTGCGTTCCCTAtggtctgtgttttctgtgtccCTGCCTTCTGCTTGGATAGCTGTGTTTCAGGCTAGGTGCTGCTGCTCGAGCTGTTTTGTTCACTGACCTGTTTGTGGTCTCTTAGCAATCCTGGTCTGCGTCCCCGTTCCAGCTCCCTGTAAGTGGCAGTACCCTCCACGATCAGCTGGCCATGCTGAGCCACCAGTGCTTCAATGCCCTCACTGCTCGCAtccagcacagcctgcttgGGCGGAAGATCCTGGCTGCCATCATCATGCGGAGGGGAAACAACGACCTGGGAGTTGTGGTCAGCATCGGAACAGGTATGGACAGCTTCTTCCAGCATGAGCTCATCTCTGAaccccctgctcttccctgtCAGCTATGACTAGGGAATTGCTGTAGGTTTCTTCAGAGAGGGCAAGAAATGCTGCCAGGGCTTGCGTAGTGTCACAGGTGATTTAGTTAGAGGGAGAGAACAAAGTGATTGTGCCTTCAGCTGTATTGCTCTTAATCTTTGCTTGCATTGCTCTGTGCTAGTCTGTGCGCATCCATCAGAGCGTGGATTCCTGCGTTGTATAGAACAAGATCCCCCAGTTTTTCACAGCTTTGTATACCTTAGTCCCCTTTCTAGTTAGCTGCTATGCTTCCACCCAGAGTGGTTAGTTGAAAAGCACAGAGGGTTTTGAAGGGACACTGCCCTAAAACTGTGGCAATTTAAGCCTTCACTATCCCTAAAGTAGCGTGTACTTTGTCCCTTATTTTCCTAACTGCCTGGATCAGGATAATGATCTAATAgtcagggtgctgctgctcagaagcCCAGAGAAGTAAAACTTCAGGTGAGATAAAACCTTCAAAACCCTCCCTTCTTCTGTGAAGCTGTGTGTTGACTTTGTGacgtgttttcttttttttttttttttttttttcaggtaatcGATGTGTGAAAGGAGAAGAACTGAGCTTGAAGGGGGAGACTGTGAATGACTGTCATGCGGAAATCATTTCTCGAAGAGGTTTTGTGAGGTGAGACAAGGGGAAACccaaaggagagggagaggtgcCTGCCAAAAGGTGCTCACCCCATTCTAAAGGGATGTAGCCGTGATGGTTCCTTCGGAGGTAGCCGTGATCCTTTAACGCCGCTGTTTACCCATGTGTTGTTAAACAGAGGGATATTATTTCTGATAAGAAAGGGCCATGCCTGAATGGTCCCAAATTAGTACCGAACTGGAAACCTGCCAAGAGCCCAAGGGCCGCTTTGGATGTACTTAAAATAAAGCATCCTGCAGAGGCTGCTTGGCCAGCACGCAAAGCGTGGTTTCAGTCTGAGCCCAGCTTTCTGTCAGAGGCAGAGTGCCGGGGAATCTGCCCGCCAGATCCTGCTGCAGCCTTTCTGGGCCCAGGTGTAGAAAGCTTCAGGAAAATTTGTCAAACGTGTTCGTGTTGAGAAGTGAGAAATCCTTTTCCATTAGTTGGGAGGGGCTTTCCCCAAACCAAACAGTGCAGTTGTTCTCATCTTTGTATAAACATTCAGCATGGcgctttttcttttcttaaactgaAGTGAGATGCAGTTGGGCAAGCCTTTTATAATTGTCTGCCCTTCCAGTTACGAACCGTGAAGCCAGCTGATTTTGTAAAGCCTTTGCTGCTGTTAGGATCTGTCTTCCTCGGTGCTGGAAGGTGTTgagggctgctccccagcaagCTGTAAAATCAGAGCGTTGCGCTCTTGCTTACTGTCTGTCTCTGCTATTAATCTTgacagctgtggctgctgggctgctttggCACAGCAAAGCCTATCAGAGATGAGAATGGTGAGCTCCACCTCTCCTTGCAAAGTGCCTGCACAGGTTTTATTTGAGGAATCTCTGTGAAGCCGCAGTTTTTCTTTAGTCCCTGACAGCATGTTGGAGACCTCAAGGTTTTTAATCTGTTCCCAGACAGAAGCAGCCATAAAAGACCCAGTCGCTGTAAATGGATCGTGGGGTTGTGCTAACAATTCTGCTTGTGTTCAGCTGCCTTTGGGGCCGTTTACTGTTAACGTGAACTTGGTGCTGACTGAAGGTGCTAGGTTACCAACCTTGAAGTTGTCTTCACGCTTGAATCAGATGCgtgcaagcagcagagcagagccagccaggctcctttctctccccttccagTGCTTCTGTCTGCTTACCTGACAGAATACTTATTTTCTATTACATGTCTTCTGCATTGCAAGaaatctgctttatttcatgCCTTGTCTGGAGTGTCAAATGCTGTAGGTTGGCTTCCAGGTATTCCCCACCATGACTCCTGGTCTTTGCTCTCGTGTGTGGCAGGATGAGGAGCAGCGTCCTCAGTTTGTGGCAGTGGTTGGACTGAGGTACTCCTTGTTAGAGGAGCAAAGCAGCCTTTTGATGGTgtgctgctgttattttcagGTTTCTCTATAGTGAGCTGATGAAGTATGACCCGTCTAATCCTTCTTCTGCAAAAGAGAGCATTTTTGAGCCAGCGGGGAAGAAGAGACTCAAAATAAAGAGCAATGTCACCTTTCACCTCTATGTCAGGTCTGTATGGGGTTGTACAGGCAATGACCTGTGTTGCTGCTGCACCGCTGGCCTCGGCAGCTTTCTGCAACCTGGTTCTAACCTGGGGAGCATTTCTTTTCTAGCACAGCGCCTTGTGGGGACGGGGCACTCTTTGATAAATCCTGCAGCGATCAGGCGAGCGTGGTGGGGCAAGCCCAGCATCAGCCTCTCTTTGAGAACCCCAAGCAAGGCAAGCTGCGGACCAAGGTGGAGAACGGTGAGTGTGTTTGCTCCCTGCATGGCGGAGCCAGGCTGACTTCAGAGATCGTTCGGTGCCTGTGTGTAGAAGATAACTTCCTGTACAGCTGTTGATGGGGTTTTGAGGTTTATTGAATATCTGACTctacagaaaagctttcttctttgcttgtGCAGGGGAAGGTACCATTCCCGTGAAGTCGAGTGACATTGTGCCAACTTGGGATGGGATCCAGCATGGGGAGAGGCTGCGCACCATGTCCTGCAGTGACAAAATCTTACGCTGGAATGTACTCGGTTTGCAAGGAGCGTTGCTGTCACACTTCATAGAGCCAGTTTATCTCAGCTCTGTTACGCTTGGTATGAGACCCACCGGTTCTTTCTGGGTTGGggggcagctgtgctgccctgctgcttaGAAATGGGCTGCACTGACAAATAACCTCCCTCCCACAGGGGTGGAAAAGCTCGTTTGTGGAGGCTGTAGGAGTAACAGACTGAAACGTCATTCTTGGCAGAGCTGTTCTGTTTTGAAGCATAAAGGGAGTTTGTGGATTTTATGTAGTAGGTGGAGTGAGTTTTTCTCCAGGGTTCTCGATTTTTAGAAGGCACATGTGATCTAGGAGGGTGAGACAAAAATTGCCTGCATGTGTCTAGTGGTAAATGTCGCAGTCTAGAAATTTTCATCTTACACATCTAGGGGATGTGTAGCAATGAGGAGGTCACTCTTGCTGATCCGTGTGGCTGCCAGCTTTCTGTAGGTTGTGGGAAGTGCTGTGGTTGTCAGTGTTTGCCTTGTCCGTTACCTGTGCAGTTTCCTGTTTCCTAATGCCTTCACGTGTATCTTCACAGGTTACTTGTACAGCCAGGGCCATTTGACGCGTGCAATCTGCTGCCGCATGGTGCGAGATGGGGACGTGCTGCAGAAGAAGCTCCAGGCTCCGTATCACATCAACCACCCTGAGGTACTGTGGCCCTGACACCTCTTTATTTCCCTCCTGTCTTCCACCTCTGCCCGTGGGCTTGGACCTCACTGAGGCCCCTGCAGGGGTGTCACTGGGCAGAGTGCCTGCAGCCAGGGTCAGGAGGCTAGTGACCAGTAAACCAGCCCTCTTCGTGTTGTTCCCCCAGTGTCTGTGGGTTACTGGGAGAGAGGAGACCAAGGGTTGCCCCTGTAGCCTTCATGTAGCCTTCAGCTTGGTAAGAACCTAGTGTGTGGGACAAGCTGAGCCCCTCTCTACAGGGAACGGAAACGCCTCAGATTTCGCTTGTCCCAGATGAGATCAGCCCTAGCGCGATCACTTCCCAAAAGGAACAGCAGTGGGGTAGCTGGGATTTTAACGCTTCACGAAACCCTCCTTTACCTCTGACAATGCAGGTTGGGCGAGTCAGCGTATATGACTCTGCAAGGCAGACGGGCAAGACGAAGGAGTCTTCGGTGAACTGGTGTCTTGCTGATGAAAGCGAAGTTGAAGTCTTGGATGGCACAAAAGGGAAAGTAGATGGGTAAGAGGAGCCTCTCCTGCTGATTTTCTGTTTGGGGAGAGAGGGGTGCAGCCATGAAGAACCAGTATGCTCCGGGCAGTTACAGTATCATGTGTGGGGAGAAGAATTTCGAACTGATTCGAGCCAGTGCTCTTGAAGCAGAACAAACACTGCCCAGCCCAGGCCCTACACCAGTCTCACTGAGCCAGAGCTTGCAGGCATCCGATTGTGAGGTTGTTCCCTGtgtcccctgctcctgcttctctctctgtcatGTCTTTCATGGCTGCCTTTTTCTCTCAGACCGAAGCTGGAGGTGTCTCGTGTGTCGAAGAGGAAAACGTTTGCCCTCTTCCAGCAGTTATGTGCCAAGAACAACTGCAAAGACTTGCAGAAGCTCTTGGTGTACTCAGAAGCTAAGGAGGCAGCCACGTCGTACCAAGAAGCTAAGCAGTGCTTCTTCAGCGTGCTGGAAGAGATGGGCTATGGCAGTTGGATCCGCAAACCCCAAGAGGAAgataatttctctttccttgatGCATAATGAGATTCCCTGTGGGTGTGTGGCTGAGTGCGCAGGTGGGAGCATGGGTGTACGCGTCCATCCTTTTTGAAATGGAGTCAGTAGTATGCAGCAGTTTCCCCTGTAGGCCTGGCTGCCTTCTCTTTGCTCCTGTTACTCTGAGACCCTGCCCTGTCTCTTTTAAAACATGCATGaaatttgttgtattttttttaagctggggCAGGCTCAGTCTCTATTTGCTTTTATGTTCacatcttctcttttttaaaagaaggcaCAAGAAACCAGAGGGATTCTTGGACTGCAACCCTGGAGCACTGCACTGTGCACTGCAGCTCCCTCTGGCAGGTTTTGAGGCAAATTCTCTCTTTTGAGAAAGCTGGCTGGTTTCATGGCTCTTGTTCTCTCTGTTGGATGGTGACTGGCAGCCCGTCTGGGCTGGGACACGAACTGATCTCTGCAAGACGGCCAGCACAACATTCCCTGTTTAAtaaattttctgtattgttAACTGGTTCTGTTCCACGGCTGTGTGAATTGCTGCAGGTTGAAAAAGGGACTCCTGGGTAGAGCTGAGGGCTTTTTTGGAGGGGGAAGGGGCTATGTGAAAAGGAATCTTCTGCACAAACCTCTGGCAGGTGTGAGTTTAACCAAgaggttttggggctggggccCCTTCCGGTCTGCTCTGTTatcctgctggcagctctgggtgCTGTGGCTGGGGGACGGGGGCTCCTCCCCCCCTTGGGCTCTCATGGGGTCGTGGGGGCCTCTGCTCCCTCTGTCCTCCAGGCCTGTGCTCCCCCAGAACTGCACCCCAAAGGTGAGGCAAAGCATGACaaacccccagcctgctgcgtTAAGTGGGGCTCTTGCCCAGTACGTACCACGGAGCACCCTGAGAGGAGGGGGTTGAAGAGCATTGACTCCAGCAGCCCGGGGTTTCTCTGGCTGGGTGAAACGTCTGGGTTTTAAATCCTTTCTGGGGCGTGGCTTCCCCCAGAGCTATGCGCTGCTGGTCACTGTCTGCTCCTTGCTCCCTGGCTGCACAGAGGATAAGTGGTATTTATAGAAAACACTCAATTTAAAATGTTCCCCCATGAGGCCAATTCCTGCCTGCAAGTGCCAGCCCGGGAagcgctgctgcagcaggaccagctggggctgctgtcccCGTGCTGCGACCCTCAGCCTCGAACTCtgcaccatttaaaataaaatgaaaataaatcacgACTGCAGCTCGTCTCAGGGCTGCTCTTGGTTTCAGTGGGCTGAGCCTGGGTTTTTGCAGGGGATGGTGGCACCGCTGCCGCGCTCGCTGCCCTGTCCATGCCTCCAGGTCGGACCTAAAAATAGCGTCCTGCTGCCAGTGCACTCACCgcggggagctggagcagcctcagcctcctccctgtgctgctgcatcaGCgcagccccagggagccccgAGGGATGCAGGGCTCGGGCCCCTCACCCTGGTTTGGGCATCGCCAGGGGAGATGCTGGGAGCACCCAGTGCTAAAATGGGGACGTGGGAAGGAGTCAGACGCTTCCCCAGGAGCTGTTTTCACACCACTACGCTCCAACCCTTGGcaattttggttttcttcttccagcgCGTCATCCCCCCCAGCCTCTTACctggcttggggggggggggggcctgccCGCATCCTGTTCCCTCacctgccctgtgccagcaccTCTGGGGAGCGGTGCGGGatgaaatgaaagtaaaacGAAGCAGTCCCCTCCTGTGTGAGTATTTATTGGTTTGCAGTGGCTGCCTGGAGCCCAGCGCCCAGCCCCAGGACCTGCCCgcctggctctgctgtggggcACGGGCAGGGAGCCCACGGTCCCCCGCTGTCCCCCGGCACTTGGGGGCTggcggggagggcggggggcCCCCGGCACTATTTGGAGGTGGGGGTGCCCTGGccgagctgcagcagggagttGGTGGTGTAGTTCTGGAAGAGCGGCTGGAGGAACATGCCGACGGTGCCGAAGACGCAGACGAAGACGAAGATCCACAAGAAGAGGCGGTCGATGACCATGGCCACGTACTTCCAGTCCTCGCTCACCTGCACGGGGCCGGGAGAAACTCGGTCAGCCCCCGAGGTCGAGCTGCCTCGCACCAGCTTTGCTCTCGCTGCCCGTGTCCCCGCGGGCTCAGCTCCTcgctgctctgcagagccccgAATCTGCACCCTTGGCACTGCGGCTCCTGGGGCCGCCTGCCAGCCCGCGGCACAGCCCCGGGGCCCTGCCGAGGCAGCCCCTCTGCTGAGCCCCGAAAACTCAGCTCGCCGCTGAGCTGAGCTGGGGGTTGAGCAGCCCCGGCCGGGACCGCCTGCGCTGAAATCTGCAGCCTCACGGTGCTGCTGCGGCGGCTGCACGGGGTCAGCCCTCCCGGGAtccagggctggagcagctgcatcctgctgggcctggggaaggggctgcagcagcgggGTCGGGGCCAGGAACGGGGTCCCGAGGGGCCCCAGGGATGTGGCCAGGCGGGAACGTCGCTGGTGGTGGTGTGCACGAGTGCACGGCCCTTCCCCAGGTGCAGCCGGGCACCAGCACGCACACGCTGCACCACACGCACCCCACGGTCATGCGTgcaccccacagccccgtgTGCACCCCATATCCCTGCCTGTATCCCACAGCCCCACGTGCACCTCCCAGCCCTCTGTACGCCCTGTAGCTCTACAcgcaccccacagccctgccccaaCTCACGCTCTGGTCGTCGTCCTCGCTGCGCATGTGGTCGGCGATGAAGCGCACGccctccaccgcctcctccaaCCCGCAGCcgcagggggctgggggggccggcGCCTGCCCCTGCCGCTCCCGGTAGCCGTTGAGCCCCTCGGCCTTGGCGGCCCCAGGGTTGGCGTAGCAGGCGCAGGCGCGGGCGCTGGCCCGGAGGAAGAGCGTGGCGGCGGCACGCTCCTGGGTGTGTCGGCGCTGGCGCAGGCGCTGCCGTGCGCAGTTCTGCCGCGGCTGCTTCATGAAGAGCAGCGCCGGGAGCTTGTGAAGGAAGAGGGTGCGCACCCAGGGCGGCATGGTGTGCGTGGTGGGCGAGCGGTGGTGCACGTTGAGCACGCAGACGCTGGTGACGATGGAGAAGGTCACCAGCACCATGGTGAACATGAGGTACTTGCCCACCAGCGGCACATCCAGCGAGGTGGGCGGCACGATCTTGGAGATGAGCAGCAGGAAGACGGTGAGGGCGAGCAGGACGGAGATGCAGAGCGTCATCTTCTCGCCGCAGTCGGACGGGAGGTAGAAGACGAGGatggccagggaggtgatgagGATGCAGGGGATGATGAGGTTGATGGTGTAGAAGAGCGGCTTGCGCCGGATGATGAAGTCGTAGGTGATGTCCACGTAAGTGGAGTCATCGGGGTTCTCGTTGCGCCGCCCCGGCAGCGCCACGATGTCCCACTCGCCGCTGGGCGTGAAGTCGTCGAGGCTGGCCACCTCGCTCTTCAGCACCAGGTCGATCTCCGTGCGGTCGTAGGTCCAGGAGCGGAACTTCATGGTGCAGTTCTGCTGGTCGAAGGGGAAGTGCTTCACCTCGATCTTGCAGGCGCTTTTGTAGATGGCTGGCGGCAGCCAGAAGATGCTGCCGTCGTAGGAGATCACCGCGTTGGAGTAGAAGGACACCTCGTACATCCCGTCGGCGCTAGGGCAAAGGGATGCACTGtcagccctggccctgccccAGTGGTGCAGCGGCACCACCCCGTGCCCCGGGCAGGGTTGGGGTGTGCACGgcctccccccccaaaaaaaaaacacctacttGTTGTAGAGCACCACGTCAGGCAGCCAGATGTGCTTGGAGGGCAGGCGGACCTTCTTCATGTTGTCGAAGTCCTCCGGCTTCCAGGTGAGGCGGTAGTCCTCCCATTCCTGCCGGCACCCGCgctcagcccggccccgccgcaggcAGGGGGCATGGGGGGTCCCGGGAGACGGGGCGGGGGGTCCCAGGGCACAGGGGGGTCCAAGGGAAGAGGACATGGAGGTCCAGAAtccggggggctgggggtcccagggcagggagcacaggGGTTTCTAATCAGGGGGGTCCCAGGGAAGGGCACAGGGTCCCCAGGCAGGGGGGGTGCGGGTCCCATGGCAGGGAAATGGGGAGGGTCCTAGGGCAGGGGGTACGGGGGTCCTAAATCAGGGTGCATGGAGGTCCGGGGGGAAGGCTGCAAgggggggtcctggggcagGGTGCAGGGATCTGGTGCAGGGGCCCCTGGTTCACAGGGTCCTGGTTCAGgggccccagggcagggggtcccAGGGCAGGGGTCCCGGGGCAGGGGTCCTGGTTCAGgggccccagggcagggggtcccAGGGCAGGGGTCCCGGGGCAGGGGTCCTGGTTCAGGGGGTCCCAGTGCAGGGGGTCCTGGTTCAGGGgtcccagggcagggggtcctGGGGCAGGGGGTCCTGGTTCAGGAGTCCCGGGGCAGGGGTCCCGGGGCAGGAGGTCCCTCACCTGGGTCAGCCAGACGTTGGTGGTCATGATCTGCTCCCGCTCGTGCTGCGGAGAGAGGGGCCCGGTTACGGGGTCGCCCGGTgccgggcgggggccggggccgagccccCCGACTCACCACGCTGATGAGCTGCGCCAGCGACACCATGAGCTGCACGGTGACCAGCTGCGAGCCGTTGGTGGCCGGGCGGATCAGCTTGTTGTAGCGCGCCGGGTCCAGCAGGTACTCGACCAGCCGCTCCTCCGTGTCCGTGCCCAGGCCGCCTGCGGGGCGAgacgggcggcggggcgcggggtgtggggtgggggcGCGACGGGGTGGGGGCACGACGGGGTGGGGGTGTGTGGGGTGCGTGCAAGGGGGTGATTGTAATGGGGCGGGGGTGTATGGGGTGGGGGTGTAACGGGGTGGGGGTgtatggggtggggggtgtgTGGGGTGGGGTGTACAGGGTGGGGGTGTAATGGGGGTgtatggggtggggggtgtaTGGGGTGGGGGTGTAACGGGGTTGGGGTGTATGGGGTGAGTGTAATGGGGTGGGGGTGTACAGGGTGGGGGTGTAATGGGGGTGTATGGGGTGAGGAGTGTAACGGGGTGGGGGCGTAATGGGGTGGGGGTGTATGGGGTGAGCGCAATGGGGTGGGGGCGTACAGGGTGGGGGTGTAATGGGGGtgtatggggtggggggggtgtaATGGGGTGAGGGGGGTGAGGGTGTATGGGGTGGGGGTGTATGGGGTGCGTGCAAGGGGGTGATTGTAATAGGGTGGGGGTGTATGGGGTGAGGGTGTAATGGGGTTGTATGGGGTAGGGGTGTGAGGGGTtgtgtggggtgggggtgtAAGGGGGTGAGGGTGTAAGGGGGTGGGGGTGTAAGGGGGTGAGGGTGTAAATGGGGTGAATGTAATGGGGTGTGGGTGTAATGGGGTGGGGGTGTAACGGGGTGGGGGTGTAAACGGGGTGAGTGTGCAATGGGGGTGAGCGTGCAGTGGGGCGAGCGTGTAAATGGGGTGAGCGCAGTGGGATGAGGGTGTAACGGGGTGAGCGTGCGAGGGCTGCAGGCGCAGGGCTGGGGCCGTGCCGCTGctgccagggccaggagcaCCGGGggttccccccccgccccggccccggtgcCGCGGGGCAGCCCCCTCCCGCCGGCAtggcggggccggccgggggtcGGCGTcggcccggagcccccccctcccccctcccccgggCCGCGGCGCTGCGCGGAGCCGTGGCGCGTCCCGGGGCCCggtgcagccccctccccgcctcccccggtgccggtgccggtgccggtgcccggcCGCACTTACGTCGGAGGGCGGCGAGGAGGCAGAGGACGCGGAGCAGCGCCATGGGGGCggcccggtgccggtgccggtgccggtgccggtgcccagGCGCTGTCCCCGGTGCTGCCCGCGCTCTCCGCGGTGCTggagccggcggcggcggcggcccgggcggggcggccccgggcgggAGGCGGTGCCGGGAGCTgtgccggggccgccccgcgccgctccgccgccgccggggaCACCGGGGAGGGCGGAGACAGCggcggggggggctgggggcactgggccgccggggccgggcgggacCGCCCCAACCGGGACCGCCCCAACCGGGACCCTCCCCCCCCACAGACCCCCACTCCAaaccgggaccccccccccaaccgGGACCCCGAGCCCCGCCCCCTCCGCAAGCcacgcccccctccccggggaccACGTGACCCTCCCGCGCCCCTCCTCCCGTCGGGCGGGGCgtcgccccccccgccccgccccgccccgccccgcccccgccccctcccggtgcgcgcctcctcctcctctccgcGTCACTTCCGGCGCggtgccgcccgccccgcccggcgcTCCTCGCGCTTCCGGCGCTCCGCCCCGCCCCTTCCCGTGGCGGCGGGAGGGGTCACTTCCGGCGAGCGGGGCCGtcccgccgccatcttgggccggctccgggggctgcggcggcggcggcggcggggcccggggccggt
Coding sequences within it:
- the ADAR gene encoding double-stranded RNA-specific adenosine deaminase isoform X7, whose product is MNRGTARGKGSYFTGSRRNYSGTNPGFFHRPHTPQETNPDAFSRQQFLEGQDSEVCLIQELRSYKEPRAGGWQAVAPAPAGRWQARRSRAGCHRFSNKCLRVETSSHCHPPQYHGQENWGRDSDTISLNFQRLSLAGQNHEQEILNIFRQLGVGKTCTVYDLARKLKTRKKEVNRVLYKLLKEGKLHKGEETPPLWRIASPSAGRERNPPEHGGGSAASASESRGERSAAGSRDISPTMAETKDKICNYLFGVAETTALNLAKNIGFSKAKDVNAFLSALEKLGDVHKENSNPPRWSLTDRKRERMQMRLKGSTATRRADPTPGSSLPSSSVPPDPREMTVAVASPAAGSSIENGQQPLGQTGQSSDSDTEAAVPEDTKPVFSSFSTYDSSENGRWASDDIPDNLNTINKQPEESESIMNSQASPSYAAQFDTGFPCTPVEKLMACQEKNPVSGLTEYSQYTSQHCEFDMLEQSGPSHEPRFKFQAVISGRRFPPAEAGSKKLAKQEAAANAMKVLMQEAENGRPDGIKCEEQIPSNSSESELPLHSEPESSSAPAQLNMLPGKHPISILMEYGQKSGNMIEFQLLSQDGPPHDPRFSYCVKMGDQIFPAVVGNSKKGAKQMAAEVAMKILSGEPVPRVSPEQPVVKPQGEQSTRGCGAQVIAPDESKAAKAKGVGELIKYLNVNPVSGLLEYARSNGFAAEFKLIDQSGPPHDPKFVYQAKVGGRWFPAVTAHSKKQGKQEAADAALRVLIGETEKAERMEGINITELPVSGSTLHDQLAMLSHQCFNALTARIQHSLLGRKILAAIIMRRGNNDLGVVVSIGTGNRCVKGEELSLKGETVNDCHAEIISRRGFVRFLYSELMKYDPSNPSSAKESIFEPAGKKRLKIKSNVTFHLYVSTAPCGDGALFDKSCSDQASVVGQAQHQPLFENPKQGKLRTKVENGEGTIPVKSSDIVPTWDGIQHGERLRTMSCSDKILRWNVLGLQGALLSHFIEPVYLSSVTLGYLYSQGHLTRAICCRMVRDGDVLQKKLQAPYHINHPEVGRVSVYDSARQTGKTKESSVNWCLADESEVEVLDGTKGKVDGPKLEVSRVSKRKTFALFQQLCAKNNCKDLQKLLVYSEAKEAATSYQEAKQCFFSVLEEMGYGSWIRKPQEEDNFSFLDA